In Poecilia reticulata strain Guanapo linkage group LG17, Guppy_female_1.0+MT, whole genome shotgun sequence, the following proteins share a genomic window:
- the admp gene encoding anti-dorsalizing morphogenic protein translates to MFVFALSFAALLCVTAAWPALSGRVNHFPSEGESEEVRSAAIKRLLEVFGMEDPPAVHGHKQPPQYMLDLYNTVADVDGVTKDPYLLEGNTVRSFFDKLRSEQVEFKFNLSTVARSEKVLTAELHLFKLRPQGTLTFNRHHFCQVSVYQLLDIGKTNSTQMKKLLSSRLIPIHSAGWEVFTVTQAVRSWVADEGSNLGLHVVVRTLEGSQTDLKLIHFASGRHHHQSKQPMLVLFTDDGRRSAALESTNPLEAIPTSFLPQTQVLVKSSRTARSSHYSEEEGRSKPCQRLPLYVDFEEIGWSGWIVSPRGYNAYHCKGSCSFPLGQNMRPTNHATVQSIINALKLIRGIETACCVPDKLFSINLLYFDDDENVVLKQYSDMVAGSCGCH, encoded by the exons ATGTTCGTGTTCGCGCTCAGTTTTGCCGCTCTGCTGTGCGTCACCGCAGCGTGGCCTGCGCTCAGCGGCCGGGTTAATCATTTCCCCTCAGAGGGCGAGTCAGAGGAGGTCCGCTCTGCCGCCATCAAGAGGCTTCTGGAGGTTTTTGGGATGGAGGACCCTCCTGCTGTCCACGGACACAAACAGCCTCCGCAGTACATGCTCGATCTGTACAACACGGTGGCTGACGTGGACGGCGTGACCAAGGATCCCTACCTGCTGGAGGGGAACACTGTGCGCAGCTTCTTTGACAAAT TGCGCAGTGAACAGGTGGAGTTCAAGTTCAATTTGTCAACCGTAGCAAGGAGTGAGAAGGTCCTCACTGCAGAGCTGCATCTCTTCAAGCTGCGTCCTCAAGGAACCCTCACATTCAACAGACATCACTTCTGCCAG GTCAGTGTTTATCAGCTGTTGGATATCGGTAAAACTAACAGCACACAGATGAAGAAGTTGCTCTCTTCTCGACTCATCCCGATCCATTCAGCTGGTTGGGAAGTGTTCACGGTCACACAAGCT GTTCGCTCCTGGGTGGCAGATGAAGGCAGCAACCTGGGGCTTCATGTGGTGGTTAGGACGCTGGAAGGAAGCCAGACGGACCTGAAACTGATCCACTTTGCTTCAGGACGCCACCACCACCAGAGCAAACAGCCCATGCTCGTGCTTTTCACCGACGACGGGCGCCGCTCTGCGGCACTCGAGAGCACAA ATCCCCTTGAGGCCATCCCCACCTCCTTCCTCCCCCAAACTCAGGTGTTAGTCAAATCCTCCCGCACTGCTCGCTCCTCGCACTACAGCGAGGAGGAAGGCCGGTCCAAGCCCTGCCAGCGCCTGCCTCTGTATGTGGACTTCGAGGAGATCGGCTGGTCGGGCTGGATCGTGTCTCCCCGCGGCTACAACGCTTATCACTGCAAAGGGTCCTGCTCCTTCCCCCTGGGTCAGAACATGAGGCCGACCAACCACGCCACCGTCCAGTCCATCATCAACGCCCTGAAGCTGATCCGAGGAATCGAGACGGCGTGCTGCGTGCCTGACAAGCTGTTTTCCATCAATCTGCTGTACTTTGATGATGATGAGAATGTTGTGTTGAAGCAGTACAGCGACATGGTGGCCGGAAGCTGCGGCTGTCACTGA
- the cib3 gene encoding calcium and integrin-binding family member 3 has product MGNKQTIFTAQQLDAYQDCTYFTRKEILRLFYRYRDLAPQLVPLDYTNHPDVKLPYELIGSMPELKDNPFRQRIAEVFSEDGEGNMTLDDFLDMFSVLSEMAPRDLKAYYAFKIYDFNDDDFICKSDLEKTLNKLTRNELTEDEVKMVCEKVIDEADLDNDGRLSLEDFQHMINRAPDFLSTFHIRI; this is encoded by the exons ATGGGGAATAAACAAACCATCTTCACAGCGCAGCAGCTCGACGCATATCAG GATTGTACATATTTCACTAGAAAAGAAATTCTCAG ACTGTTCTACCGCTATCGGGATTTGGCACCGCAGCTCGTTCCTCTTGACTACACCAACCACCCAGATGTGAAGTTACCATACGAGCTGATTGGCAGCATGCCGGAGCTGAAG GACAACCCATTTCGTCAAAGGATCGCTGAGGTTTTCTCTGAGGATGGAGAAGGAAACATGACGCTGGACGACTTCTTGGACATGTTCTCAGTGCTCAGTGAGATGGCGCCTCGTGACCTCAAGGCCTACTATGCCTTCAAAATATACG aTTTCAACGACGATGACTTCATCTGCAAGTCGGACCTGGAGAAGACGCTGAACAAGCTGACCCGTAACGAGCTAACGGAGGACGAGGTGAAGATGGTGTGCGAGAAAGTGATCGATGAGGCAGATCTGGACAACGACGGACGTCTGTCGCTTGAGGATTTCCAGCACATGATTAACAGAGCTCCAGATTTCCTCAG CACCTTTCACATACGGATCTGA